TATTACCTGAGAAGTATCGGGGAAATTACAAAGATATTGATAAAATTAATAATAAATATGTGGAAGAGGTGGAAGATGAATAAGATGATCTCAAAGTGTGGACTGATCTGTACTGAATGCCCGGCATTCATAGCTTACAAAACAAATGATAATGAATTAAGAAAAAAAACAGCAAAACAATGGAGTAAAACGTATAATGCTCTAATTTTACCAGAAGCTGTTAACTGCGTTGGTTGCCAAATAGAAGAAGGAACTTTGTTCCATCATTGTACAGTTTGTGAGATAAGAAAATGTGCACTAGTAAAGAAAGTCGAAACTTGTGCCAGTTGTGATGATTATAAATGTGAACGAATTACTGAATTTTTTGGCTGGGTTCCCGAAGCAGAAAAAGTTCTGGATGCCTTGAGAGGGTAGCTGCTGGTTGCTGGCAAGTCACGTCGTAGCTTTAGCGAAGACGGATTGCTCTGATATGCAAACATTCGGAAGAGCTTCGCACATTCCGAAGTTTTCTCAAGGTCACCATGTCACCAAAACACAGAGTCTTAGATCTTTCCTTTCTTCCATTCACCTTTCTCGTAGATCAGAAACGCCCAGATTGCTATTATTCCATTAGAAATGATCATCGACCACCAGAGCGCATCGTAAGGATATTCAGCGAGAGGTTTAGATATCCACTGCAAAAATGGAATCAGAAAATCGATCTTAATATATTCCAAAGCCAATCCGGAAAGTAGTAAAACAAAGGGAATTCGAAGTCCCCACAAACGTACAATATTTAAGATCATGGTTGGTTTTGTGTGTCCAGAACCATTGAAAACTCCCATAAAAATGAAAACAATTCCAAAAATGAAAGTAGCAAAAGATGACACTCTAAACATCCTTACTCCGGTTTGGACGACTTCCTTGTCATCAATGAAAAACTTAACAATATCTGAACCAAAGAAATAGAGAATTGCACAACCGATCAACATAATCGTCATTATCAGAAGAAAAGCTCTTTTCACACTGTCTATTGCCCGATCAACCTTCCGGGCACCAAGATTCTGCCCGACAATCGTTGCCAAAGCATTGCTCATTCCCATTGCCGGCATCATAAAGAATCCTGTAAGCCTGTTCCCTATCGAAAATACTGTGATCACAACTGTACCGAAGCTATTTACAAAACCCTGCAGAAGCAGAAAACCAAAACTTGTAACAGACTGTCCTAAAGAAGCCGGAATACTTATATTTAAGATTTTCTTAAGCATAACTTTATCTGGGATTAAATCTTGAACAGTTGGAATCAGTACTTTATCTTTTTTCATGAAATAAATCAATGCAATCACAGCCCCAATCAACCTGGCAAACAATGTAGCATAAGCAGCTCCGACTGCTTCCAGACGAGGGAAGAAGCCAACTCCAAAGATCAATAACGGATCAACAAGCACATTTATGATTACAGACACCAACTGAACTTTCATCGGAGAGATGGTATCTCCCATTCCATGAGAAAAACTCTGATAGGAAAGGAAAAGAAACATAAAGACCATTCCAACCAGGATTACGGAAATATACTGTTTGGTTACCTCATAAATTTCGGAGGGAACTTGAAGTAAATGTAAAATATTATCTAAGAATACAAAACTGAAAATCAGAAAAAAAGCACAAAATATTACAACAAGAATTACAAACTGTCCCACAACTCTTTTCATTTCCGGAAAGCGGTTTGCGCCTTTATATTGAGAGATGAGAGAAGTTCCTGCGATTACAAAACCAAAACCAAAAGAAGATAAAAAGAAAATAAGCGGAAAAGCAATTCCGGCAGCAGAAACGGCTCCCCGAGCATTTTCTCCTAACTTTCCCAACCAGAAAGCATCAGTAAGATTGTAGAACATCTGCAGAAAATTGGAAAACATTATCGGTAATGATAATTTTACCAGGTTTCTGGTTATGCTGCCCTGCGTTAGATCCATAGCTTTGTTTTTCATATCATAATTCTTTCGATTAAAAAAATCCTCCCTTCTCTTTCGAGCGGGAGGATTTTATATACAATTATCTTCTATTCTTTTTCACTTAACTCAGTTTCTTCCAGCTTCAAACTTGCCACATAATCGAACATTTCGTCAAGTGTGTTGAATCTATCAAAATACGATAGTGCTTCCTGAAGTTGTGTGTCGTCTTTAATTGCAGTTTTATATTGAGCCACATCACCAAATTTTCGCCCGATAATATTTGCTTCAAGCTCGTTCTTGATCCAGGTATAACTGCTATCCACATCAGCTTGTTCGAATTCTACTTCGTTTTGTTTTGCAAAATCCAGGAAATCACTGACCATTTCGTCATCAACTTCAAAATCTTCAGAAACATCTACTTCATGTTCCAGCAAATAATCTACCGAATAATTGAAAAATTGACTTTTGCGTCGTAATTCGATCTCAAATTTATTTAGAAGTGACTGCTTAATCTCGATATCAGGATTTACACCACCACCACCGTAAACTTTGCGGCCTTTGGAAGTGTAGAAAACTATTTCGTGATTTTTTTCATCAGCTTCTTCTTCCATCTTTTCAATCTCTTCTCGATCGATCTCACCGTTTAATACTCGTTCATCTTTAAGAAGTTTATCGTTGAGATCCTTATGGATACAACGCCCGGAATTGATGTAATATTTTGCGGTTGTTACTTTTAGCCCTTTACCGTCGCTAAGTGGGAATAAACGCTGAACACTTCCTTTGCCAAAAGAAGTTTGTCCAACAATAAGACCTTTGTCCCAATCCTGCAGAGAACCAGCAAAAATTTCAGCAGCACTGGCTGAACCGCTGTTAATTAGTGCAACAACCGGGTAGCCGCTTCTCATGCGGTTATAACGGGTAAAATATTCCTGATTTGCTTGTGGAATTCTGCCTTTGGTGAAGACAACTCTTTTATCTTTTCC
The Candidatus Cloacimonadota bacterium genome window above contains:
- a CDS encoding MATE family efflux transporter, translated to MKNKAMDLTQGSITRNLVKLSLPIMFSNFLQMFYNLTDAFWLGKLGENARGAVSAAGIAFPLIFFLSSFGFGFVIAGTSLISQYKGANRFPEMKRVVGQFVILVVIFCAFFLIFSFVFLDNILHLLQVPSEIYEVTKQYISVILVGMVFMFLFLSYQSFSHGMGDTISPMKVQLVSVIINVLVDPLLIFGVGFFPRLEAVGAAYATLFARLIGAVIALIYFMKKDKVLIPTVQDLIPDKVMLKKILNISIPASLGQSVTSFGFLLLQGFVNSFGTVVITVFSIGNRLTGFFMMPAMGMSNALATIVGQNLGARKVDRAIDSVKRAFLLIMTIMLIGCAILYFFGSDIVKFFIDDKEVVQTGVRMFRVSSFATFIFGIVFIFMGVFNGSGHTKPTMILNIVRLWGLRIPFVLLLSGLALEYIKIDFLIPFLQWISKPLAEYPYDALWWSMIISNGIIAIWAFLIYEKGEWKKGKI
- a CDS encoding S41 family peptidase, producing MKFNKLSKILVSVSVIGWIIIGLMFFNSNNIDAANNDRTNIYKKIQLFSEVLNTIRENYVEDLDISDLIDSAIEGMLDEVDPHTTYFDEFEFDKFTSDTQGEFGGLGISIDKKGDYITVVTPIEGTPAYRMGIMAGDKIIKVDGESVVGVDTSASIKLMRGEPGTKVVITIERPGVDEELDFEIVRDVIKIKSIPYAFKMDNGIGYIRIRQFNANTTSELRDVLDDLENQGIRGLLIDLRFNPGGLLSEAITTVNEFIGKDKRVVFTKGRIPQANQEYFTRYNRMRSGYPVVALINSGSASAAEIFAGSLQDWDKGLIVGQTSFGKGSVQRLFPLSDGKGLKVTTAKYYINSGRCIHKDLNDKLLKDERVLNGEIDREEIEKMEEEADEKNHEIVFYTSKGRKVYGGGGVNPDIEIKQSLLNKFEIELRRKSQFFNYSVDYLLEHEVDVSEDFEVDDEMVSDFLDFAKQNEVEFEQADVDSSYTWIKNELEANIIGRKFGDVAQYKTAIKDDTQLQEALSYFDRFNTLDEMFDYVASLKLEETELSEKE
- a CDS encoding DUF3795 domain-containing protein codes for the protein MISKCGLICTECPAFIAYKTNDNELRKKTAKQWSKTYNALILPEAVNCVGCQIEEGTLFHHCTVCEIRKCALVKKVETCASCDDYKCERITEFFGWVPEAEKVLDALRG